In the Tautonia plasticadhaerens genome, one interval contains:
- a CDS encoding ParA family protein yields the protein MPIIAMTNQKGGVGKTTSTLNLGAAFARLGRRTLIIDDDPQSSLTQGLLTPDATFVMPPERTIYALFAGLDAGPSELVVEGVFPGLDLLPGSPRAGSFNRPEPHTVDPDHAALFAEGLDRITAGYDVVLIDTAPSLQFNTWVALLAADAVLVPAQAEAYGNQGIAIVFDWLHLVGHVRGRALPIAGLLVNQHKSRRGLQQAVVDALREHFPETLSTAIPDTTDIPEAINLGKPVQAHKPRGTAAKAYDAVAREIGARLAALGLMAGDGKDRGEAEDAREAA from the coding sequence ATGCCGATCATCGCCATGACGAACCAGAAGGGGGGAGTAGGTAAAACCACTTCCACCTTGAACTTGGGCGCGGCGTTCGCCCGCCTCGGGCGGCGGACGCTGATCATCGACGACGACCCCCAGTCGAGCCTGACCCAGGGGCTGCTGACGCCCGACGCGACCTTCGTCATGCCGCCCGAGCGGACGATCTACGCCCTCTTCGCCGGCCTCGACGCCGGCCCCTCGGAGCTGGTCGTCGAGGGGGTCTTCCCCGGCCTCGACCTCCTCCCCGGCTCGCCCCGGGCCGGCAGCTTCAACCGGCCCGAACCGCACACGGTCGACCCCGACCACGCCGCCCTCTTCGCCGAGGGCTTGGATCGGATCACGGCCGGCTACGACGTTGTCCTGATCGACACCGCCCCCAGCCTTCAGTTCAACACCTGGGTCGCCCTGCTGGCGGCCGACGCGGTGCTCGTCCCGGCCCAGGCGGAGGCCTACGGCAACCAGGGCATCGCCATCGTCTTCGACTGGCTCCACCTTGTCGGCCACGTCCGCGGCCGGGCGCTGCCGATCGCCGGCCTTCTGGTCAACCAGCACAAGAGCCGCCGGGGGCTCCAGCAGGCCGTCGTCGACGCGCTGCGCGAGCACTTCCCCGAGACCCTCTCCACCGCGATCCCGGACACGACCGACATCCCCGAGGCGATCAACCTCGGCAAGCCGGTCCAGGCCCACAAGCCCCGGGGGACGGCGGCGAAGGCCTACGACGCGGTGGCCCGAGAGATCGGGGCCCGGTTGGCCGCCCTCGGGCTGATGGCCGGAGACGGCAAAGACCGAGGCGAGGCCGAGGACGCACGGGAGGCTGCCTGA
- a CDS encoding SOS response-associated peptidase family protein: protein MCGRYALHAHRRAIAEAFDLDPDEVPELPRRYNVAPTQDVLAVRSGSEGVGGGWRRSAGG, encoded by the coding sequence ATGTGTGGAAGATACGCCCTGCACGCCCACCGCCGGGCCATCGCCGAGGCCTTCGATCTCGACCCCGACGAGGTCCCCGAGCTGCCCCGGCGCTACAACGTCGCCCCCACCCAGGACGTCCTCGCCGTCCGCTCCGGATCCGAGGGGGTCGGCGGCGGCTGGCGACGCTCCGCTGGGGGCTGA
- a CDS encoding glycosyltransferase — MYASFGTLQNRRPDSFRMVAEACAGTGHQVVISTGHGVAPGALAGLPGGPIVVGYAPQRELLARAALAVTHAGLNTVLDALGAGVPLVAVPVTNEQPGIAARVAWAGAGEVLPPGRATAGRLRDLVGRVGREGSYRAAAVRVADSIRSGGGAERAAELVEKDLLA; from the coding sequence ATCTACGCCTCCTTCGGCACCCTCCAGAATCGCCGCCCCGATTCCTTCCGCATGGTCGCCGAGGCCTGCGCCGGCACCGGCCACCAGGTGGTCATCTCCACCGGCCACGGGGTCGCCCCCGGGGCCCTGGCCGGCCTGCCGGGCGGCCCGATCGTCGTGGGCTACGCCCCCCAGCGCGAGCTGCTGGCCCGGGCCGCCCTGGCGGTTACGCACGCCGGGCTGAACACCGTGCTCGACGCCCTGGGCGCCGGCGTGCCGCTGGTCGCCGTGCCGGTGACCAACGAGCAGCCCGGGATCGCCGCCCGGGTCGCCTGGGCCGGGGCCGGGGAGGTGCTGCCGCCGGGCCGGGCCACGGCGGGGCGCCTGCGGGACCTGGTCGGGCGGGTCGGCCGGGAGGGATCCTACCGGGCCGCGGCCGTGCGGGTCGCCGATTCGATCCGGTCGGGCGGCGGGGCGGAACGGGCCGCCGAGCTGGTCGAGAAGGACCTGCTGGCCTGA
- a CDS encoding DHA2 family efflux MFS transporter permease subunit, with product MSRVDLAPTGARRPAINPWVVAAAVVIPTFMEVLDTTIANVALRYIAGGLSASEVDSEWVLTSYLAANATILPISGWLAARLGRRNYFLLSIAVFTLASGLCGLATSLEQIILFRVLQGLAGGGLQPSSQGILLDAFTAEKQGAAQTIFGVAALLAPVLGPTLGGYLTVNYNWRWIFYINLPVGVLALVFCSLVVDDPDYLKEGRAELRRRPVPFDAIGLGLLVLIMSCWEILLSKGQQWDWYNDPFGRVQTLFILFVLGLGGLIARELRIANPVVDFRPLAERNFAACCLIVFCAYGVLYGASTTLPALLQGLFGYDAFVSGLVMSPSGIFSILTMLVVGVLLRRGTDARRLIAAGLLVMAAANYWMARMNLEISPPQVIWPRVLLICGLSMVFAPLNVAAFKYTPTHLRGAAVGLLALLRNEGGSVGTSMAQTLVTRREQLHTARVGEFLDPLNPYVHAYAEEGRAFFLRQTGDPAAAAEMTWETLANLRAQQAASLAYFDVFWLFAVLAVGLVALVPLMKRSVVEAGEHIGAE from the coding sequence ATGAGCCGCGTGGACCTCGCCCCGACCGGGGCCCGCCGCCCGGCGATCAACCCCTGGGTCGTGGCCGCCGCCGTGGTCATCCCCACGTTCATGGAGGTGCTGGACACCACGATCGCCAACGTCGCGCTGCGGTACATCGCCGGCGGCCTGTCGGCCTCGGAGGTCGACAGCGAGTGGGTCCTGACCAGCTACCTGGCCGCCAACGCCACCATCCTGCCGATCTCAGGCTGGCTGGCGGCCCGACTCGGGCGGCGCAACTACTTCCTGCTGTCGATCGCCGTCTTCACCCTCGCCTCCGGGCTGTGCGGCCTGGCCACCAGCCTCGAGCAGATCATCCTCTTCCGCGTGCTCCAGGGCCTGGCCGGCGGCGGGCTGCAGCCCTCCAGCCAGGGGATCCTGCTCGACGCCTTCACGGCCGAGAAGCAGGGCGCCGCCCAGACGATATTCGGCGTCGCGGCCCTGCTGGCGCCGGTCCTCGGCCCGACGCTGGGCGGCTACCTGACCGTCAACTACAACTGGCGCTGGATCTTCTACATCAACCTGCCGGTGGGCGTCCTGGCCCTGGTGTTCTGCTCGCTCGTGGTCGACGACCCGGACTACCTGAAGGAGGGGCGCGCCGAGTTGAGGAGGCGGCCGGTCCCCTTCGACGCCATCGGCCTGGGGCTCCTGGTCCTGATCATGTCCTGCTGGGAGATCCTGCTCAGCAAGGGGCAGCAGTGGGACTGGTACAACGACCCGTTCGGGCGGGTGCAGACGCTGTTCATCCTCTTCGTGCTGGGCCTGGGCGGCCTGATCGCCCGGGAGCTGCGGATCGCCAACCCGGTGGTCGACTTCCGGCCGCTCGCCGAGCGCAACTTCGCGGCCTGCTGCCTCATCGTCTTCTGCGCCTACGGCGTGCTCTACGGCGCCAGCACGACGCTGCCGGCCCTGCTCCAGGGCCTCTTCGGCTACGACGCCTTCGTCTCCGGCCTGGTGATGTCGCCGTCGGGGATCTTCTCCATCCTGACGATGCTGGTCGTCGGCGTCCTGCTACGCCGGGGCACCGACGCGCGCCGGCTGATCGCGGCCGGCCTCCTCGTCATGGCGGCCGCGAACTACTGGATGGCGCGGATGAACCTCGAGATCAGCCCTCCGCAAGTGATCTGGCCCCGGGTGCTGCTGATCTGCGGCCTGTCGATGGTCTTCGCCCCGCTCAACGTGGCCGCCTTCAAGTACACGCCGACGCATCTCCGCGGCGCCGCGGTCGGCCTCCTGGCCCTGCTCCGCAACGAGGGGGGCAGCGTCGGCACGTCGATGGCCCAGACCCTCGTGACGCGGCGCGAGCAGCTCCACACGGCGCGGGTGGGCGAGTTCCTCGACCCCCTCAACCCGTACGTGCACGCCTACGCCGAGGAGGGCCGGGCGTTCTTCCTCCGGCAGACCGGCGACCCGGCGGCGGCGGCGGAGATGACCTGGGAGACGCTGGCGAACCTCCGCGCGCAGCAGGCGGCGTCGCTCGCCTACTTCGACGTCTTCTGGCTGTTCGCCGTCTTGGCCGTGGGGCTGGTCGCCTTGGTCCCGCTCATGAAGCGCTCGGTGGTCGAGGCGGGAGAGCACATCGGGGCGGAGTAA
- a CDS encoding helix-hairpin-helix domain-containing protein: MPSIRLAVDRFEGRDEQIAVLVADDGRVLNFPRGLLPAGTRGGEVLALAIVPDAGPSGSSAGVDVNAAPADELRALPGVGPVLAERLVAGRPYKDVDELARVEGLGAAKLERLRPLVAAGPTPGGAPAPIRLRVERPADGPGGDARLATDDGREVVLPGDLLPGPVGAGEGLTLALERDTESTRQVAEETRSIQEQLRSRDPGGDLKL, encoded by the coding sequence ATGCCATCCATCCGCCTGGCCGTCGACCGGTTCGAGGGCCGCGACGAGCAAATCGCTGTCCTCGTCGCCGACGACGGGCGTGTCCTCAACTTCCCCCGTGGGCTGCTCCCCGCCGGCACCCGCGGCGGCGAGGTCCTCGCATTGGCGATCGTGCCCGACGCGGGCCCCTCGGGCTCGTCGGCCGGGGTCGACGTCAACGCCGCCCCGGCCGACGAGCTGCGGGCCCTGCCCGGCGTCGGGCCGGTCCTCGCCGAGCGGCTGGTCGCAGGACGACCGTACAAGGACGTCGACGAACTGGCCCGCGTCGAGGGGCTCGGCGCGGCGAAGCTGGAACGGCTCCGGCCGCTCGTCGCGGCGGGTCCGACTCCCGGTGGGGCCCCGGCGCCGATCCGGCTGCGGGTCGAGCGGCCGGCCGATGGCCCGGGCGGGGACGCTCGCCTGGCGACCGACGACGGCCGGGAGGTCGTGCTGCCGGGCGACCTGCTGCCGGGCCCGGTCGGGGCAGGGGAGGGGCTGACCCTCGCCCTCGAACGGGACACGGAGTCGACGCGCCAGGTGGCCGAGGAGACCCGCTCGATCCAGGAGCAGCTCCGCAGCCGCGACCCCGGGGGAGACCTCAAGCTATGA
- a CDS encoding SOS response-associated peptidase: MPSWADDPSIGNRMINARAETVAGKPAFRSAFKHRRCLVPASGFFEWRAEGRTKTPHYFRREDDEPFAFAGLWERWSKGPAPVESVAIITTEPNDLVAPVHDRMPAILRPEDYAQRLDPEEQASDLHALLAPFPAGLMAAHPVGTLVGSPRVDRPECIEPVAS; the protein is encoded by the coding sequence ATCCCCTCCTGGGCGGACGACCCCTCGATCGGCAATCGGATGATCAACGCCCGGGCCGAGACCGTCGCCGGCAAGCCCGCCTTCCGCTCGGCCTTCAAGCACCGCCGGTGCCTCGTGCCCGCCTCGGGGTTCTTCGAGTGGCGGGCCGAGGGCAGGACCAAGACCCCCCATTACTTCCGCCGGGAGGACGACGAGCCGTTCGCCTTCGCCGGCTTGTGGGAACGCTGGTCGAAGGGCCCGGCGCCGGTCGAGAGCGTCGCCATCATCACCACCGAGCCCAACGACCTGGTCGCCCCGGTCCACGACCGGATGCCGGCGATCCTCCGCCCCGAGGACTACGCCCAGAGGCTCGACCCGGAGGAGCAGGCGTCGGACCTGCACGCGCTCCTGGCCCCATTCCCGGCCGGGCTGATGGCGGCCCATCCGGTCGGCACGCTCGTCGGCAGCCCGAGGGTCGACCGGCCCGAGTGCATCGAGCCGGTCGCCTCGTGA
- a CDS encoding ParB/RepB/Spo0J family partition protein, giving the protein MSRDDDKKRAGVLSNLGIGRAPAIPAGMAPLPDAAPHDRLAERGAFLRRIPVEQIEPDPDQPRKRFDEAAIEEMAESLKVRGQLQAVAVYRDEGRGAYLLVFGERRWRGAKRAGLTHLDCKVLPARPSEPELRTIQLVENIQRADLKPCERAAAFKAIMDAHDWSANRLAQELGVPQQSVSSALSLLKLAPELRERIDAGSLAPTIGHELARLDDEAARAALLTRIEADGLKRDEVAAAVKASNSSAGKSRGDTSGRAKGGHKGKSSRGAARKVTRRVLKLAGYKVTIERAKGLDDDYCQVIAAALLAGADPDVERESTPGHGGPMAGSPPLDPGPVVSGADDEEQGREVAA; this is encoded by the coding sequence ATGAGCCGGGACGACGACAAGAAGCGGGCCGGCGTGCTGTCCAACCTCGGGATCGGCCGGGCCCCGGCCATCCCGGCCGGCATGGCGCCGCTGCCCGACGCGGCGCCGCACGACCGGCTGGCGGAGCGGGGCGCCTTCCTGCGGCGGATCCCCGTCGAGCAGATCGAGCCGGACCCGGATCAGCCCCGGAAGCGCTTCGACGAGGCGGCCATCGAGGAGATGGCCGAGTCGCTCAAGGTCCGGGGCCAGCTCCAGGCCGTCGCCGTTTACCGCGATGAGGGTAGGGGGGCTTACCTCCTCGTCTTCGGCGAACGCCGCTGGCGCGGGGCGAAGCGGGCCGGCCTGACGCACCTGGACTGCAAGGTCCTGCCGGCCCGGCCGAGCGAGCCCGAGCTGCGGACGATCCAGCTCGTGGAGAACATCCAGCGGGCCGACCTGAAGCCGTGCGAGCGGGCCGCCGCCTTCAAGGCCATCATGGACGCCCACGACTGGTCCGCGAACCGGCTGGCCCAGGAGCTGGGCGTGCCCCAGCAGAGCGTCTCCAGCGCCCTGTCGTTGCTGAAGCTCGCTCCCGAGCTGCGAGAGCGGATCGACGCCGGGAGCCTCGCCCCGACGATCGGCCACGAGCTGGCCCGGCTCGACGACGAGGCGGCCCGTGCCGCCTTGCTGACCCGGATCGAGGCCGACGGCCTGAAGCGCGACGAGGTCGCCGCCGCGGTCAAGGCGAGCAACTCGTCGGCCGGAAAGAGCAGGGGGGATACTTCGGGGAGGGCGAAGGGTGGGCACAAGGGGAAGTCGAGTCGGGGGGCCGCCCGGAAGGTGACCCGGAGGGTGCTGAAGCTGGCCGGCTACAAGGTCACGATCGAGCGGGCCAAAGGGCTCGATGACGACTACTGCCAGGTGATCGCCGCGGCTCTGCTGGCCGGGGCCGATCCGGATGTCGAAAGGGAATCGACGCCCGGTCATGGAGGGCCGATGGCCGGATCGCCCCCGCTCGACCCTGGCCCCGTCGTCTCTGGCGCCGATGACGAGGAGCAGGGCAGGGAGGTCGCTGCCTGA
- a CDS encoding DNA polymerase Y family protein — MKRQGPIGHVDADCYYVAAERVRHAHLAGLPVGVLGNQGACVIAKSYEMKAAGVGTGMPIWDAMALCPEGVYVKRDFRWYEVLSRLMLETMRELSPKVEYYSIDEFYFEVVSPRGGDDQEAARLVRDRIMERVRVPVTVGIARTRTLAKLISDAAKPFGARAVLDPAAEHALLAARPVTDVTGIAGRRERLLLPRGIRTCLDLARADRRIIRRVLTASGEALWWELNGDPVIPINAQRTPHKVLSRGGSFGAPTGRPEVLWAWLVRNLERLVEELAFHRVLAGRVAFWVGYRDGHASEGRATPGVPTDRFDVLLDALRPCLRRAWVPGAMAARMHLFAEDLRPHLPRHLGLFDGTGPGDAATAVKRAVNDRHGRFALRSGATLPLGPIYADRANGHDICDVRGKTCF, encoded by the coding sequence ATGAAGCGCCAAGGGCCGATCGGGCACGTCGACGCCGATTGTTATTACGTCGCCGCCGAGCGGGTGCGCCACGCGCACCTCGCCGGCTTGCCCGTCGGCGTGCTCGGCAACCAGGGCGCCTGCGTCATCGCCAAGAGCTACGAGATGAAGGCCGCCGGCGTCGGCACCGGCATGCCCATCTGGGACGCCATGGCCCTCTGCCCCGAAGGGGTCTACGTCAAGCGCGACTTCCGCTGGTACGAGGTCCTCTCCCGGCTGATGCTGGAGACGATGCGGGAGCTGTCCCCGAAGGTTGAATACTATAGCATAGATGAATTCTACTTCGAGGTCGTCTCGCCCCGGGGGGGCGACGACCAGGAGGCCGCCCGGCTGGTCCGCGACCGGATCATGGAGCGGGTGCGGGTGCCGGTCACCGTCGGCATCGCCCGGACCCGCACCCTCGCCAAGCTCATCTCCGACGCCGCCAAGCCGTTCGGCGCCCGCGCCGTCCTCGACCCGGCCGCCGAGCACGCCCTGCTGGCCGCCCGCCCGGTCACCGACGTCACCGGCATCGCCGGCCGCCGGGAACGCCTGCTGCTCCCCCGGGGCATCCGCACCTGCCTCGACCTCGCACGGGCCGACCGCCGGATCATCCGGCGGGTCCTGACCGCCAGCGGCGAGGCCCTCTGGTGGGAACTCAACGGCGACCCCGTGATCCCGATCAACGCCCAGCGGACCCCCCACAAGGTTCTCTCCCGCGGCGGCAGCTTCGGCGCGCCGACCGGCCGGCCGGAGGTCCTCTGGGCGTGGCTGGTCCGCAACCTGGAGCGGCTCGTCGAGGAGCTGGCCTTCCATCGCGTCCTGGCCGGTCGGGTCGCCTTCTGGGTCGGCTATCGCGACGGGCACGCCAGCGAGGGGCGGGCGACGCCCGGGGTCCCGACCGACCGCTTCGACGTCCTGCTCGACGCGCTGCGGCCCTGCCTGCGGCGGGCCTGGGTGCCGGGGGCGATGGCGGCGCGGATGCACCTCTTCGCCGAGGACCTGCGGCCCCACCTCCCCCGGCATCTCGGCCTCTTCGACGGCACGGGGCCGGGCGACGCGGCGACGGCGGTGAAGCGGGCGGTCAACGACCGGCACGGCCGCTTCGCCCTCCGCAGCGGCGCGACGCTGCCGCTGGGGCCGATCTACGCCGACCGGGCCAACGGCCACGACATCTGCGACGTCCGGGGCAAGACCTGCTTCTGA
- a CDS encoding efflux transporter outer membrane subunit, producing the protein MDRRRFRPARTLPGLRLCLGRRATLACLLIAALLPCGCVTDGLRQYVRNGFKVGPNYHRPPVPVAPTWIQADDPRVRGPMPRDGDWWRAFQDPTLDVLVARAYRQNPDLRSVGTRVLQARAQQAIAVGNVLPQSQRLLGLYSNGEAGGNPTHIDITAFNLSWELDFWGRCRRQVESANARLDASVEDYDAALVTLLADVATNYVQYRVAQQRIAIARDNLRLQEGLVAVAERQVQVGTATALDVAQLRTLMEQTRSTIPALEIARGQANDQLSILLGEPPRDLEPGLGPAPGGLPMPTIPAAVAAGIPADLVRRRPDVRGAERRVAAQSAQIGVAVAGLFPSISIGTALGHSDVKLGPLAGSGGGLALVIPQFSWDVLNYGRLANNVHLQDARTQELVATYQGRVLTAAREVQTALRGFLRSQEQADALARSAAAAASATAIEGRNFSEIEADVNRLFTLANARLQAQDQLAVARGNIALNLIGVYRALGGGWDLRLRDDRHYEGPIASHSDPLTLGEAPPVTAPPDVRGEEPAAADPSGLPEALPMRAPDPAAVPDAMDQGAGG; encoded by the coding sequence ATGGATCGGCGCCGTTTCCGCCCCGCGAGGACCCTCCCAGGTCTCCGCCTTTGCTTGGGGCGCCGGGCCACCCTGGCATGCCTGCTGATCGCCGCCTTGCTCCCCTGCGGGTGCGTCACCGACGGCCTCCGCCAGTACGTCCGAAACGGCTTCAAGGTCGGGCCCAATTACCACCGGCCGCCGGTGCCCGTGGCCCCGACCTGGATCCAGGCGGACGACCCCCGCGTCCGCGGCCCGATGCCGCGCGACGGCGACTGGTGGCGCGCCTTCCAGGACCCCACGCTCGACGTCCTGGTCGCCCGGGCGTATCGCCAGAACCCGGACCTCCGCTCCGTCGGGACCCGGGTCCTCCAGGCGCGGGCGCAGCAGGCCATCGCCGTGGGCAACGTCCTCCCCCAGAGCCAGCGATTGCTGGGGCTGTACTCCAACGGCGAGGCGGGCGGGAACCCGACGCACATCGATATCACGGCCTTCAACCTCAGCTGGGAGCTCGACTTCTGGGGCCGATGTCGCCGGCAGGTGGAGTCGGCCAACGCCCGGCTCGATGCCTCGGTCGAGGACTACGACGCCGCCCTGGTGACCCTGCTGGCCGACGTGGCGACGAACTACGTGCAGTACCGGGTGGCCCAGCAGCGGATCGCGATCGCGCGCGACAACCTCCGGCTGCAGGAGGGGCTGGTGGCCGTCGCCGAGCGGCAGGTGCAGGTCGGCACAGCGACGGCCCTGGACGTGGCGCAACTCCGGACGCTCATGGAGCAGACCCGCTCCACGATCCCGGCCCTGGAGATCGCGCGGGGGCAGGCCAACGATCAGCTCTCCATCCTCCTCGGCGAGCCGCCCCGCGACCTGGAGCCGGGCCTCGGGCCGGCCCCGGGAGGCCTGCCGATGCCGACGATCCCGGCCGCCGTGGCCGCGGGCATCCCGGCCGACCTGGTGCGCCGCCGCCCCGACGTCCGCGGCGCCGAGCGCCGGGTGGCGGCCCAGAGCGCCCAGATCGGCGTGGCCGTGGCCGGGCTGTTCCCCAGCATCTCCATCGGCACGGCGCTCGGCCATTCCGACGTCAAACTGGGCCCGTTGGCGGGATCCGGCGGCGGCCTGGCGCTGGTCATCCCCCAGTTCTCGTGGGACGTCCTGAACTACGGCCGCCTCGCGAACAACGTCCACCTCCAGGATGCCCGGACCCAGGAGCTGGTCGCGACCTATCAGGGCAGGGTCCTGACGGCGGCCCGGGAGGTCCAGACGGCGCTGCGCGGCTTCCTCCGGTCGCAGGAGCAGGCCGACGCGCTGGCGCGCAGCGCGGCCGCGGCCGCATCGGCCACGGCGATCGAGGGGCGCAACTTCAGCGAGATCGAGGCCGACGTCAACCGCCTGTTCACCCTGGCGAACGCGCGCCTGCAGGCGCAGGACCAGCTCGCCGTCGCCCGGGGCAACATCGCGCTGAACCTGATCGGCGTCTATCGCGCCCTGGGAGGGGGCTGGGATCTCCGCCTCCGGGACGATCGCCACTACGAGGGGCCGATCGCGAGCCACTCGGACCCCTTGACCCTGGGCGAGGCGCCCCCCGTCACCGCCCCTCCCGACGTACGTGGGGAAGAGCCGGCCGCCGCTGACCCCAGCGGCTTGCCGGAGGCGCTGCCGATGCGTGCCCCCGACCCGGCGGCCGTCCCCGACGCAATGGACCAAGGAGCCGGAGGATGA